The Bacillus carboniphilus genome contains a region encoding:
- the ytvI gene encoding sporulation integral membrane protein YtvI — MNPIYLHRMLRFVFVVSSIIVGAILLFFISKYTYPFIIGIIIAFCINPMVNFFDKKARFPRALAVLTTLLFVVAIFAGLVTLLISEIISGTTYLAKVVPKHLETIIDYIEQLIASQVIPFYNQLTALFASLDAGQQQTIMENIENVGTKIASTASEFIRGTLEAIPSILSWFPNAATVLVFSLLATFFISKDWEKLKRIFSKLLPNKAKESGKSVFKDLQKALVGFIRAQATLISITTIIVLIGLLILRVDYAITISLIIGLVDILPYLGTGLVFVPWIIFEFVAGDPNLAIGLIVLYVVVVVQRQVMEPKILSSSIGLDPLATLVALFVGFKLIGFLGLIVGPVVLVIINTLQRTGVLQEIWSYIKGPDKRPTE; from the coding sequence TTGAATCCTATTTATTTACATAGAATGCTTCGCTTTGTATTCGTTGTTAGCTCCATAATCGTTGGAGCCATTTTACTTTTTTTCATTTCCAAGTACACCTATCCTTTTATTATTGGGATCATAATCGCCTTCTGTATCAATCCGATGGTTAATTTTTTTGACAAGAAAGCAAGATTTCCCAGGGCATTGGCCGTGCTCACTACTTTACTTTTTGTCGTGGCCATTTTCGCAGGACTTGTGACCCTTTTAATATCAGAAATCATCTCAGGGACCACCTATCTTGCAAAAGTAGTCCCAAAACACTTAGAAACTATTATAGACTATATCGAACAGTTAATCGCATCTCAAGTGATCCCTTTTTATAACCAACTAACAGCCCTATTTGCCAGTCTAGATGCTGGACAACAACAAACCATTATGGAAAACATTGAAAATGTAGGGACAAAGATTGCAAGTACAGCTAGTGAGTTTATAAGAGGGACACTGGAAGCTATTCCTTCTATCCTATCTTGGTTTCCAAACGCTGCCACAGTGCTTGTTTTTTCTTTACTTGCTACATTTTTTATAAGTAAAGATTGGGAAAAATTAAAACGCATTTTTTCAAAGCTCCTGCCTAATAAGGCTAAAGAAAGCGGTAAGAGTGTTTTTAAGGATTTACAAAAAGCCTTAGTTGGCTTTATTCGAGCACAGGCTACACTTATATCTATTACAACGATCATTGTACTTATTGGACTTTTAATTTTACGGGTAGATTACGCCATTACAATATCACTTATCATTGGCCTTGTTGATATATTACCTTATTTAGGTACTGGATTAGTATTTGTTCCGTGGATTATTTTCGAGTTTGTAGCAGGTGATCCTAACCTTGCAATCGGGTTAATTGTGCTATACGTGGTAGTGGTTGTACAGCGACAAGTCATGGAGCCTAAGATACTTTCTTCCAGTATCGGACTAGATCCTTTAGCAACACTAGTCGCCTTATTTGTTGGGTTTAAGCTGATTGGATTCCTCGGATTAATTGTTGGCCCTGTTGTTCTAGTTATCATCAATACACTACAGAGAACGGGTGTCCTTCAAGAAATCTGGAGCTATATCAAAGGCCCTGATAAACGGCCAACAGAATAA
- the pyk gene encoding pyruvate kinase, translating to MRKTKIVCTIGPASESVEMLTKLIDAGMNVARLNFSHGDHQEHGQRIQNIREAVKATGKKVAILLDTKGPEIRTHNMQGGAIELKTGETTIVSMTEVEGTPEKFSVTYTGLIEDVHIGSKILLDDGLIGLEVIKIDLDAKEIHTKVLNNGTLKNKKGVNVPGVSVNLPGITEKDASDIIFGIEQGVDFIAASFVRRASDVLEIRQLLEEKNANIHIIPKIENQEGVDNIDEILEVSDGLMVARGDLGVEIPAEEVPLVQKELIRKCNAQAKPVITATQMLDSMQRNPRPTRAEASDVANAIFDGTDAIMLSGETAAGQYPVEAVQTMHNIASRTEQALSHKEILSNRSKETGHTITDAIGQSVAHTALNLDVNAIVTPTESGHTARMISKYRPKSPIVAVTHSEDVARKLSLVWGVHSELGKKAKTTDEMLSVAVEESLNSGIVKHGDLVVITAGVPVGEAGTTNIMKIHIVGDILGKGQGLGRKTAYGKVVVARNSEEALAKVKEGSILVTIGSDREMVPAIEKCAALVTEEGGLTSHAAVVGLNLGIPVIVGLENATKILKDGQDVTVDGAGGVIYNGHASIL from the coding sequence ATGAGAAAAACAAAGATCGTTTGTACAATTGGTCCTGCCAGCGAAAGTGTTGAAATGCTAACCAAGCTTATCGATGCAGGTATGAATGTAGCTCGTTTAAACTTTTCACATGGTGACCATCAAGAACACGGCCAAAGAATTCAAAATATCCGTGAAGCTGTGAAGGCAACTGGAAAAAAAGTAGCGATTTTATTAGATACGAAAGGTCCAGAAATCCGAACACATAATATGCAGGGTGGAGCAATCGAGCTTAAGACAGGCGAGACCACTATTGTTTCAATGACTGAAGTAGAAGGAACTCCTGAAAAATTTTCTGTTACGTATACAGGACTTATTGAAGATGTGCATATCGGCTCCAAAATCTTATTAGATGACGGTCTTATTGGGCTAGAGGTTATTAAAATCGATCTAGATGCTAAAGAGATACATACAAAAGTATTGAATAATGGGACATTAAAAAATAAAAAAGGTGTGAATGTACCTGGGGTTTCTGTTAACTTGCCAGGTATCACAGAAAAAGATGCAAGTGATATCATTTTTGGAATTGAGCAAGGTGTGGACTTTATTGCTGCTTCTTTCGTACGTCGTGCATCTGATGTGCTGGAAATTAGACAACTTCTAGAAGAAAAAAACGCAAATATTCATATTATCCCTAAAATCGAAAATCAAGAAGGTGTCGATAACATCGATGAAATTCTTGAGGTATCTGATGGGTTAATGGTTGCTCGTGGCGACTTAGGAGTTGAAATCCCAGCTGAGGAGGTACCACTTGTTCAAAAAGAGCTAATCCGTAAATGTAATGCTCAAGCAAAGCCGGTTATTACAGCGACTCAAATGCTTGACTCTATGCAACGTAATCCCAGACCAACTCGAGCTGAAGCAAGTGATGTAGCTAACGCAATTTTTGATGGTACAGATGCTATTATGTTATCTGGTGAAACCGCCGCTGGACAATACCCAGTTGAAGCTGTTCAAACGATGCATAATATTGCTTCCAGAACAGAGCAAGCTCTTTCACATAAAGAGATTTTAAGCAACCGTAGTAAAGAAACGGGACATACCATTACAGACGCAATTGGACAATCTGTAGCTCACACTGCATTGAACTTAGATGTCAATGCTATTGTGACACCAACTGAAAGTGGACATACGGCAAGAATGATCTCGAAGTACCGTCCGAAGTCACCAATCGTTGCTGTGACCCATTCAGAAGATGTGGCTAGAAAATTATCTTTAGTCTGGGGCGTCCATTCAGAGCTCGGTAAAAAAGCAAAAACAACCGATGAAATGCTTTCTGTAGCCGTTGAAGAAAGCCTGAACAGTGGAATTGTTAAGCATGGTGACTTAGTTGTTATCACAGCAGGTGTTCCTGTTGGCGAAGCGGGTACAACGAACATTATGAAAATCCATATCGTCGGTGATATTTTAGGAAAAGGCCAAGGCCTTGGGAGAAAAACGGCTTATGGTAAAGTTGTTGTGGCAAGAAATAGTGAGGAAGCCTTAGCTAAAGTAAAAGAAGGCTCTATTTTAGTGACAATTGGTTCTGACCGTGAGATGGTCCCTGCAATTGAAAAATGTGCAGCACTTGTGACTGAAGAAGGTGGCTTAACGAGCCATGCAGCAGTAGTCGGGTTAAATTTAGGAATTCCAGTTATTGTCGGCCTTGAGAATGCAACGAAAATCTTAAAAGACGGACAAGACGTAACTGTAGATGGTGCAGGTGGCGTTATTTATAACGGTCACGCTAGTATTTTATAA
- the icd gene encoding NADP-dependent isocitrate dehydrogenase: MSQGEKIQVQNGVLNVPNNPVIPFIEGDGIGPDIWAAASRVIDAAVEKAYNGEKKIVWKEVLAGEKAFNQTGEWLPAETLDVIREYFIAIKGPLTTPIGGGIRSLNVALRQELDLFVCLRPVRWFEGVPSPVKRPQDTDMVIFRENTEDIYAGIEYAKGTDEVKKLINFLQAEMGVKKIRFPETSGIGIKPVSEEGTSRLVRAAINYAIKEGRKSVTLVHKGNIMKFTEGAFKNWGYELAEKEFGDKVFTWAQYDKIKEAEGTDAANKAQADAEAAGKIIVKDSIADIFLQQILTRPSEFDVVATMNLNGDYISDALAAQVGGIGIAPGANINYETGHAIFEATHGTAPKYAGQDKVNPSSVLLSGVLMLEHLGWNEAAKLVIDSVEKTIASKVVTYDFARLMEGATEVKCSEFGNALIENMN, from the coding sequence ATGTCACAAGGTGAAAAAATTCAGGTTCAAAATGGCGTACTAAATGTTCCAAATAACCCAGTCATTCCTTTTATTGAAGGAGATGGAATTGGTCCTGATATTTGGGCTGCTGCATCTCGCGTAATAGATGCTGCTGTTGAAAAAGCGTACAATGGAGAAAAGAAAATTGTATGGAAAGAAGTTCTAGCAGGTGAAAAAGCATTCAACCAAACTGGTGAGTGGCTACCAGCTGAAACTCTTGATGTTATTAGAGAGTATTTCATTGCAATAAAAGGACCTCTTACAACACCAATCGGTGGAGGAATCCGTTCATTAAACGTTGCTCTTCGTCAAGAGCTAGATTTATTCGTATGCTTACGTCCAGTTCGCTGGTTTGAAGGTGTTCCTTCTCCAGTAAAACGACCTCAGGATACGGATATGGTTATCTTCCGTGAGAACACAGAAGACATCTATGCTGGTATCGAATATGCAAAAGGTACAGACGAAGTGAAGAAGCTAATTAACTTCTTACAAGCTGAAATGGGCGTTAAAAAGATCCGTTTCCCTGAAACTTCTGGTATCGGTATTAAGCCAGTATCTGAAGAAGGTACTTCTCGCCTAGTTCGTGCAGCGATTAACTATGCAATCAAAGAAGGCCGTAAATCTGTAACACTTGTACATAAAGGAAACATTATGAAGTTTACAGAAGGTGCTTTCAAGAACTGGGGTTATGAATTAGCTGAAAAAGAATTTGGTGATAAAGTATTCACTTGGGCACAATATGACAAGATTAAAGAAGCTGAAGGCACAGATGCTGCTAATAAAGCACAAGCTGATGCGGAAGCAGCAGGTAAGATCATTGTAAAAGATTCTATTGCTGATATCTTCTTACAACAAATCTTAACTCGTCCAAGCGAATTCGATGTAGTAGCTACAATGAATTTAAATGGAGATTACATTTCTGATGCACTAGCTGCTCAAGTCGGTGGTATCGGAATCGCACCTGGTGCAAACATTAACTATGAAACAGGACACGCGATTTTTGAAGCAACTCACGGAACTGCTCCAAAATATGCTGGTCAAGATAAAGTGAACCCTTCATCTGTTCTTCTATCTGGTGTGCTAATGCTTGAGCACCTTGGATGGAATGAAGCAGCTAAGTTAGTAATCGACTCAGTTGAGAAAACAATTGCTTCTAAAGTTGTAACGTATGACTTCGCTCGTCTAATGGAAGGTGCAACTGAAGTTAAATGTTCTGAGTTCGGAAATGCTTTAATTGAAAACATGAACTAA
- a CDS encoding FxsA family protein, with protein sequence MRVLVPFLIVVPALEIALFILSGQLIGLWWTLGLIILTGILGAYIAKQQGYKALERLRLELRTGRIPQGAILDGVCILVGGVLLLTPGFITDAIGFSLLFPGSRHVWKTLARKWFRKWLDNGNIIIMR encoded by the coding sequence ATGCGTGTTTTAGTCCCATTTTTAATAGTTGTTCCAGCTCTAGAGATTGCGCTTTTTATACTTTCAGGTCAGCTTATTGGTTTATGGTGGACATTAGGTCTTATTATACTAACAGGAATTCTAGGAGCTTATATTGCAAAGCAACAGGGGTATAAGGCATTGGAGCGACTTAGATTAGAACTTAGAACAGGACGGATACCTCAAGGGGCCATTTTAGATGGTGTTTGTATATTGGTAGGTGGCGTACTTTTATTAACTCCAGGCTTTATAACCGATGCCATAGGTTTCTCACTTTTATTCCCGGGTTCCAGACATGTCTGGAAAACTCTAGCAAGGAAATGGTTTAGAAAGTGGTTGGATAATGGGAATATCATAATAATGAGATAA
- a CDS encoding DUF441 domain-containing protein, whose amino-acid sequence MIQPLLFLTLLLVLGFISKNTSLIMAVLVLYVFAIFASDSKLLTLVQSKGINWGVTVITIAVLAPIATGQIGFKDLYQIVQSPSGWIALLSGLAVALIAKYGLSLLANDPEITTALVMGTIIAVAFFKGVAVGPLIGAGIAFIILAIYEWLKGIIGM is encoded by the coding sequence ATGATTCAACCTCTATTATTTTTAACACTACTGCTAGTGTTGGGGTTTATATCAAAAAATACGTCCTTGATCATGGCGGTGCTTGTCTTATATGTATTCGCTATTTTTGCATCTGATTCAAAACTATTAACACTTGTGCAGAGCAAAGGAATCAATTGGGGCGTTACCGTTATTACTATTGCTGTATTAGCACCTATTGCAACAGGTCAAATTGGATTTAAAGATTTATATCAAATTGTACAATCTCCTAGTGGATGGATTGCTCTTCTTTCTGGGTTAGCTGTAGCACTTATAGCAAAGTATGGTTTATCTCTTCTTGCTAATGATCCGGAAATTACTACAGCGCTCGTAATGGGGACTATTATTGCCGTTGCTTTTTTCAAAGGTGTAGCGGTCGGGCCGCTAATTGGAGCAGGTATTGCTTTTATTATTCTAGCTATATATGAGTGGTTAAAGGGAATAATAGGGATGTAA
- the citZ gene encoding citrate synthase has product MTATKGLEGVVATTSGISSIIDDTLTYVGYNIDDLTENASFEEIIYLLWHGKLPTQSELNELKQQLTEESKLPKEVLDHFKMYPIGDVHPMAALRSAVSLLGLYDDEADVMDEGANYRKAIRLQAKMPAIVAAFARVRKGLEPVEPRSDLSFAANFLYMLNGTEPDAIAVEAIDKALILHADHELNASTFTARVCVATLSDVYSGVTSAIGALKGPLHGGANEQVMKMLTEIGSVDRVDSVIREKLANKEKIMGFGHRVYRKGDPRAKHLREMSSKLTGLTGEPHWYEMSTKIEEIVTSEKGLPPNVDFYSASVYHSLGIDHDLFTPIFAVSRVSGWLAHILEQYANNRLIRPRAQYTGPGMQKYVPINERN; this is encoded by the coding sequence ATGACAGCAACAAAGGGTTTAGAAGGTGTTGTAGCTACAACCTCTGGCATAAGCTCAATCATCGATGATACTCTTACATATGTAGGTTATAACATTGATGACCTAACTGAAAATGCAAGCTTCGAAGAAATTATCTACTTATTATGGCATGGTAAGTTGCCAACACAATCAGAGCTAAATGAGTTAAAGCAACAACTAACTGAAGAATCAAAGCTTCCAAAAGAAGTACTAGACCACTTCAAAATGTACCCTATTGGTGACGTTCATCCAATGGCTGCTCTTCGTAGTGCAGTATCTTTACTTGGTTTATACGATGATGAGGCAGATGTAATGGACGAGGGTGCTAACTACCGTAAAGCAATCCGTCTTCAAGCGAAAATGCCAGCCATTGTTGCTGCATTCGCCCGTGTAAGAAAAGGGCTTGAACCAGTAGAGCCAAGAAGTGATTTAAGCTTTGCTGCTAACTTCTTATATATGTTGAATGGTACAGAACCTGATGCTATAGCAGTTGAAGCTATTGATAAAGCGTTAATCCTTCATGCTGACCATGAATTAAATGCATCTACATTCACAGCTCGTGTTTGTGTAGCGACACTATCTGATGTATACTCTGGTGTTACTTCTGCAATCGGAGCTCTAAAAGGTCCTCTTCATGGTGGTGCAAATGAGCAAGTTATGAAGATGTTAACTGAAATTGGTTCAGTTGACCGTGTTGATAGTGTCATTCGTGAAAAATTAGCAAACAAAGAGAAAATCATGGGCTTCGGTCACCGTGTATATAGAAAAGGTGATCCACGTGCGAAACACCTTCGCGAAATGTCCAGTAAGCTAACAGGTTTAACAGGTGAGCCACACTGGTATGAAATGTCTACAAAGATTGAAGAAATCGTGACATCTGAAAAAGGTCTTCCACCAAATGTTGATTTCTACTCTGCTTCTGTCTATCACAGCTTAGGAATTGATCACGATCTATTCACGCCAATCTTTGCTGTGAGCCGTGTATCTGGATGGTTAGCTCATATTCTTGAGCAATATGCAAACAACCGTTTAATCCGTCCACGTGCTCAATATACAGGCCCTGGAATGCAAAAATACGTTCCAATCAACGAAAGAAACTAA